GTTTGTGGACTGGGGTGCTCCCTGCCCGGGGCCACCTCTGGGCACTCTTTCCGGGAGAGGGCCAGAGGTGGCAGTGACAGTGTTGAGGGTATCTGTTCTTGGAGGGGTGCTTCTCGGTTGCAACAGGGTTTTATTAGCCACGGTTCAGaataacacaaaaatatgtgTTAAGTCTGGCTTTATTTATACTCGCTCTTGAGACTCTTGGCTGACAGACACATTCTGCTGACCCCATTCCCAGCACTTACTGTGAgcaaagaccagcctgagcctgagggCTCCAGGGGCGCAGCAGCACCGTGACGAGGAGCAGGGATGACATTAAGGAAGGGCCAACACACCCTGGGGAAGTTTATGGTTCCATTTCTAGAGGACATGTCCAGAACAGCCAAATGCACAGAGATGGAAGGTTAGGGGTGGTGACAAAGGGGAGCTGGGTTTCTTTCAGTGGTAATAAAATGATCTAAAATTGCGCTGGTGGCTGAGCTCTGTGACTACTCTAAGTCACTTAATTGTACAGATCAGATCAATTGTGACCcgtatctcaataaaactgtcaGGAACAAAAGCAGCCATCCTGATAAAGGGGACACCACGGACAACACCAACTGGGGACGTTCACTGGGATGGCCTCAAAGGCCAGCAGAGCTAGAATTCAAGGTGTGTGAGAAACGGCATCAAAGTGACGGAGTGCTCCAGGACGCTGGGGCGACAGTGGCTTGGGTCTGTCTTGCTGCCAGGCAGAGCCTTGGCTCTGGGGAGGGAAGAGTCCACCATGGCACTCTGCACCCTGGGCACGGAGTAAGTGCTTATCGGAAGCTGGGGAAATGTCACAGGAAGCTTGGCAGGTGTCCACACCCAGTGATGCTCCCCTCCAGGATCACTGGAGACGAGAGAGATGGGGCCCgaggctggaggctgggaagccgcAGTTCCTCCTCTCCCTCGCCTGGCCCTTCACTGCTGCTGGGCCGACCACGCGCCACGCACTATCTGGGACGTGGAGCCTTGCTGGCCCTGCTGCCACTAGGCAAAATCTCACTGCAAGAACTCGACAACTAGGAATTCTCCATCTACAGTAATATCTGACCCAGAATAAGTACTAGAAATTCTTACCAGAATTAACagggatgcattttttttttttttttttgagacagagtttcactctgttgcccgggctagagtgccctggcatcagtctagctcacagcaacctcaaactcctgggctcaagcaatcttcctgcctcagcctcccgagtagctgggactacaggcatgcgccaccacgcccggctaatttttcctatatatttttagttggccaattaatttatttctattttttagtagagacggggtctcactcttgctcaggctggtctcaaactcctgaccttgagactCCTGACCAGGAGTCaaactcctgcctcggcctcccagagtgctgagattacaggcatgagccaccgcgcccgggcgtGTTCCTTTACTGACAATCTCCCTTTCGTGCACAGGTGTGCGTGCACACCACTGCGCTATCTGCCTTCCCATCACGTCTCTGAATCACCTCCTGGAAGTACAGCTAAGGATGCAAGCACGGGAACAGAGACACGCAATTCCAGGGTCCGATGGCATCAGTGTTCTTCAGGACCCGTACCCCAAGATGGCACTTCAGCAACAATTTCCTCAAACACTGGGCCTCAGAGTCTCTCCTCAAACGTGCGACGGTGAAGTACAGAGTGGCACACCGTCCCCCCGGCAAGGGTCTGTCCAGACCTTCACTCCCTCCTCCTGCTGCGGGCCCGTAGCTGTCTCCTTCCCTCACACTGTCCTTGCACGCCAGTGCTTCCTGAGCTCAGGGGGCTGCAGAATCCTTTGCCGCAGCCCTCCGCTGACTGACTGCCAAAACACAAGCTCAGGATGTCACATTTGTCTCCCTGCTGAATGCGGGTTTCACTTCGCACATTTCTATCCTGTGTCCTCTGGGTGTGTCTGGCCCTCAGCTGTCCCCCCTGCTGGGTGACAGCCCATCACAGGAAGGAGTCCCAGGCTTCGGTTGACGTCCCAGCTCCCACCCAGTCCACAGGCTGAGCTCTGGCtgagtcccccacccccacttccacTCCAGCCACCTGATGCTCCCTCTGCTCGCCTCCCAGCATGGAGCGAGGGCTGGCCCTGCCCCGGGACTGCACCTGCCCAGCCACAACCGTCACTAGGCAACACGCTCTCCTCCAGCTCAGACATCACCTCCTCTAGGAACCTCCCCCCCGGGCCAGGTGACTTTTCTGCTTATCTTCTCAATGGGTGCGAGGCTCCTTGGGGCCAGGGCCATGCCCTGTGCAATTTATCTTTGAATCCGAATTGCAGGTGCAAAataaatgctgaatgaatgaatgagcaaatgacaGAGACTTGAAGTCACTCTGCCATTAGCTCCCAGAAACGGGCTGTCCATAGGGACAGACGATAACCAGATGGCCACATAATGGAAAGTCAGGGGGTGCCTAGGGATGAGAGTCAACATGTCTACAATTGCAAGCACATGCTTCACACACATGTGCGCAGACATGTACACACACGTGTACACCCACAAGCACACACACCCCTCTCTCGACGCTGGGGACCTGGCAGCCCCTAGGCGGGGGCCTGCCCTGGCACAAATGGCCTCTCTGACCCCGCCCTGTCCCAGCCAGCGTTCTCCTGCAGCTCTTGGAAGAGCAGCTGTCGCTGCAGGCCCCTCAGCCTCTCCAGGTCCTCCAGCGAGAGTGGCCTGGCTGACTCCCCCAGGccttcctcccccccctcctcctcctcctccatttccCTGAGCCCGTCGGGGGGCTGTGGGGAGCTCCGGGAGATGTAGCCCTGGTCAGACTGCACTGACTGCCGCTGCTCCTCCTCGCAGGCCGTGTAGGCGTCTTGCTGGAGGAGTGAGACCATCAAGCCTTCCAGCTGCTCTCGAGCTTCGCTCGGGAGGGGCGCGGGCGACGCCAGCGGGGCGCTGCAGCGAGGCGGGGCCCCCGAGTCCACAGGCAGGAAGAGCACACGACTCTGCTCAGGGCCACAGCCCCCCAGCAGCGGGCGGGCCTCGCCTCCTTCCAGTACCGCCAGCCAGCTGGCCGCGCCGCCGCCGTCAGCGTCAGCGTCGGGGAGAGGCAGGGGCTCTGCAGCCCGAGCCGGAGCGGCCTTCTCTGCCGGGAGCACTGTGGTCTGCAGGGGCTGGGCCGCCGGCCACCCCTCTGGCGGCAGCTGAGGCTGCAGCTTCCACAGGCCCCCTTCCCTGCCAAGGAGCAGGCTCAACGCCAGCCCCTGCGTGGAGGCAGGCTCCCGCACCACTGGCCTCTGCCTGACGATGCCCCCTCCTGGCAGCTCTTCAAACACCTCTTCATCCAGGGACGGGAGGTCTTGGTCATCCGTGGAGCACAGGTTCTCGTGCTCAAACCAGTCGGGGCACCGGGCCTGCCACTCCCGGAACCGCTCCACAGCCTCCCTGAGCTGCCGGCCGCTGGGACTGTGCAGGTAGTTCTCGCCTGTGAGCTCCCCGACGCGGTGCATGCGGCCGGGCCCGAACATCTCCAGGTCCTGGATCCGGAAGTACACCTCCTCGAACCTGTCCATGAGGGCGTATCTGGGAGTGACGCTGAAGAGGGCGGGGACGTCGCCCTCGCTGCTGATGCCGCTGAAGTAGCAGACGATGTAGGTGCCGAAGCAGGCAGGCTTCCGGAAGTCTGGCAGGATCATGTTCATGGCCGCCGTGAAGAGGTCCCCCGCGGGCTTCCTGCGGTCACACCGCAGCTGGACGGCGGGCCCCTCCCAGCCAAGGATGGCCTGCCACTTGGCCTGGGCACCCCGGGAGCACAGGATGATGGTTTTGGAGTTGCTCTCCACTGTTTCCTGCTTCTGGCGGCCTACCCAGGTCATGACCCCCACCTCCGAGATGACCTGTTCCTCCAGCAGGTCGAGGGCGACTTCCGTGCCACAGACGGTGAGCAGGAACTGGGCGAATTTTAGGACGACATCCACATAGAGAGGATGGTCGGCCGAGTAGACGATCCAGACCTTCCTCGGCTTCAGGGGTGGGGGGGTCAGGTCGGCTGCAGGCAGGACATCTAAGGAAACAAGGGCACACGCCTGCTGACCCTGCCGCCACAGGCCGAGGGcggcgccccctgctggccaccTGGGAGGGGCCTGGCCCGAGCTTGGCTCCTGGCCGAAGGCACGCGACACAGGCCTTTTGCAACAAGCCAGAggttgctgcttcaccttgcttTGGCTGCCAGAAAAAATCCCAGTCTGGTGCCTTGTGAGAAGAGGAATCTCTGTGGCTCACACATCCTACCTAGTCTTTAGCCTGCACTTTAATCACTTTAATCCAAACAAGAAAAGAGGCACAAAGGCCTGCCAGTGGAATAGAAATGTCTGCCCCAGGGAGGGCCTCTTTTCACAAAATATTGTACTGACCTTCCTTTCCTCGTCTGAGTGATTAAACGATGGCACCCAGGCCTTGCTATTGGGGTCTCCCTGCAAGCCCTCTGAGTCGGGTACAGGAAGTGGGGGTCCTAACGTGGGTCTCCCGAAGAGACCTGGGAGTCAGACTGCGAAGGCGACCCACCCGCTTACCCCAGGAGAGCCCCCCACCTTCCAACACACGCACACGCGATCCAGGAAGTACTTACCTGTGTGTTTGGTGTCATCATCATATTTCTCATGATGAGAccctgaaaggaaaagaaatacactGGAGTGGCCCCTTGGGAAGAGAAACGGGACCAGACACTGGTGTCAGCGGGAGCAGTAAGGGCAAGCCCTGAGCCAGCAGTCGCTGGCCACGCCCGGCCTTCGTGGAGGCCATGTGGCTAGTCGCGCAGCCAGGGCCTGGGTCTGCCACTGCGAGCTGTGTGGTCAGAGACGGTGACTAACACCTCAGAAAAGCAGTTTCCTCCTCCATAACGCGGGTCTGTGTTTAATCTCAATTAAATGAGACACTGTATGTGAAGTGCCTGGCGTACCGCACAGCTCAATCAACTGGGGTCACAATTACTGTTTTGTAGCACCGACCCAGCTAGGGCCCCCGGAGTGGTGCTGGGGGGCTGTGCCCTGGTCCCCCGTTAGCGTCCTGGTCTCCCCCACGCAGTGTGGCCACCTCAGCAGACTCCACGTGAGGGGACACTGCTCCGTAAGTGTCTCTTGGGAGGCGAGCATCTTACCACACTCCTGTCCAGAAGCCGCCCGCACCCGCCCACTCACGACATCTCCTCCTGGTATTTCTGAGGTGAGGAAGGGAAGCCCACATACTTAAGCAACTGTTCCCCTCAAGATGTGGTGACACTGCCGGAGTTAACTCCTCGGTGACAGCAGGGACAGCTGAAATCCACAGGTGGCCGTGCAAGAGGTTTAGAACCTTAATTTCATTCCTCATTCTCAACTGTCGAAAGACAGTCAGATAACTAGCGAGGTTCCCCCTTCCCTGCACCCCGCACAGGGGCACCCTGGAAAGGCCAGACGCAGACAGCAGAAATGAGACAAAAGCCCGACCTCCACAGACAGGTCACGGGGGGACGCTTGGGAGGAGGTGCCTCCCGCAGGTCTGCTCAGCTGGGTGGCTTCTTTCTACCTCCGGGAATTAACAGTGATTAAGACTGAACCCTGAAGGGCTTTAGCAAGTGTGGCAATGGCTTCGCAGAAGATTGAAGGGGCAGTGTAGGGTcgtggaggggcagggaagggctcCCACCCACATCCTGTCCTCCCGGCTTGGCACTTGCTGCAGAGGccccaggagggaggggctggattTACTGATCCCTGCCAGCcagcacccccccaccccgctatCTCGCCAACCTTCACCGCAGCCGGGGCCAGGAGGGAAGGATCCGGATTGCACTTAACAGAAAGGAAAACGAAGCCTATGCACGGCTTGTTGCACAACCAGCCTATGACTGCAGGCTGGTGGTGGGGCTGGGATCTGCTCCTCTGGTTCTGGTCAAAACCCCGGCCTTCTGTCCCACCACGCTGTCCCACCCTGTTTGCTCTGGCCCCAGATGTGGGCGCTGGGGCTGCAGGACAGGGCTGTTCAGGCCACTATGCCTGCCTGGCTGAGCACTGCTGATGCAGGGCAACTCCACTCTGGCTCCGTCCagcctgatttttcttttttttgagacagagtcttgctctgttgccaggactagagtaccgtggcatcagcctagctcacagcaacctcaaactcctgggctcaagtgatcctcctgcctcagcctcccgagtagctaggactacaggcatgtaccaccatgcctggctaattttttctatatatttttagttggccagctaagtTCCATTTTTTcatacagacagggtcttgctcttgctcagtctagtctcgaactcctgagctcaaacgaccctcccacctcccagagtgctaggattacaggtgtgagctaccatgcccggctccaGCCTGCTGATTTTAATGACAAACATAACTGTGGCTAACAGACAGTGGTAAATATCACGTGCCAGGTTCTAAGCTCAAAATCACgtgcatgatttcacttaatccttacaataCTTTACAATGCACGCATCATTATTTTGCCATCACCATTTTACGAGAGGAAGCCGACGCTCAGGGCCCAGGTCAGCCCCAGGCTCCAGGTTCTTGATAACTGAGGCCGAGGCAAGGCAGAAGCCAGGTGACGTAACCTGAGATTGAGGTTAGTACTGAAGATGCCCCTGAGCACAGGCTTCCAAAGAGGACCagctggaggctgcagcagggggataagggagagcaggaaggaaggggcGCAGAAGGGAGAGCCCGGGGCAGCCCGACCATGCCTCTTACCGGACAGTCGCCAAGTCATGCAGAGGATGAAGAGGATGACGGAGCCCACGAGCAGGAGGGAGACGCCGGTGCCGAAGCCGTACACCCACAGGGGCGGGGAGTCTGTGCGAGCAGGACACAAGAGTGGCGTGGCGGGCTGCGCTGCTGCCCGCATCCCTGGCCCCTGGGCTCCTCCTCTCTGGCCCGCACGGCTCGccctctgggctggccttgcCTGCCTGGCTCAGTCAGGGGCGGCTCACGTGGCCCCTGCCGAAAGCCCCCGAGGACCCGCAGCACTGTGGGGAGATCTGAGCTTACCTGCAACCACATCTGCAATGAGAGTGGGGGACAAGGGGAAGGGGCTCTTCATTACCAGCAGTCATCAGGAACCACCGCTGACACCCTTGGGGGCCTTGATGAGCCTGGCCCCGCTCCAGGCACTTTAGATTCTGCTACACTTAATGAAACCTCCTCCGTGGGCAGCCTTCAGCAGCTGCTGTAGGAAGAGACACCTCTCCCCCTCTGTGGGAGGGAGGCCGGGCTTCTCCTCCAGCCTAGTGTCCCACCTGCTCTGCTCTGGCCAGTGTGCAGCGTGGCCTCCACGGAGGGGCACACGGCTTCTGAAGGGGATGCTGGCCTGTGAGCCTTGGAGTGTCAAGGCCGCAGCTCAGACCACAGGGCTCTGCCTCGTCCTtggtgtgatcttggacaagtcacttaacatcTATGAACATTACTCGCACTCTGTGCGGATGTTAAAATGCTCTGTTCAGTACATGGACAGAACTCTGTGATAACATCCACCCCGTGGTGCAGTCAAGGAAGCAGAGGACCAGAAAGGTTAAGTATTTTGCCCAAGGCTGCACAGCTAATGAAAGCCAGTCAGGACTCCAGCCCAGGGAGGGACACTCGAAGCCCCTGAAGGGGCTCCAAGTTATATCAGACTCTCCACCCCACGTCCCCTCGAGCCAGGTCAGGAACCGGCTCAGACCTTCACGCACTCTCACCCCCACATGGCCCAGGAGAGCCGCACTCCTCCTACCTAGAGTCTCTGGGGCGTCTGGGCAGGGGACCGTCACAGAGTGGCGCAGGCAGTCATTGAGACAGCTGTTGAAGAAGGGCTGGATCTGTGGGCAGAGAAGGGGCGAAGAAGGGAGGGCTGCGAGGGTGCGGAGACCCGGTGCTTTCTCACCAGCAGAGATAATTTGAGAGTAACGGCGGCCCGGGGGGTTGTTGGGCCAGATCCCACATCGGCAACAGGGTGCTGAAGGGCCCCCGCCTTGTGCTGGGGTGAGCGCGAGGCCACCTGCAGGGACGCCCGCCAGCGCTCGCTCCCACGCCTGCCCACGCCACTCCCCCACCTGCACGCGGTGCTGGCAGCACCAGTCCGAGTTGTGGACAGTGATCGTGACGCTGGACCGCTGCTGGGAATACTCGCGTCTGggctgcagagagaagggagggtggggaaggCTGGCCGGTTAGGGACCTGCGTGGCAGCACCAGGAAGCTGCTAGAACGCTCTGCTGTCCAGGGAGCTCCTTGCGAAGCCCAGAGGGAGACGTGTTCCTCAGGTTTCTGTTCCAGGGAAAAACTCCATTTCTGCAAGGCAGCCGGTTTGTTGCTAACTCATAAGCACAGCTAGGAACTGGTGTTCCCTCTTAGCTTTGGCTGCCTGGAATCAGggcacaaatgtgtgtgtgttcacaccCAAGCACCCGCACCAACCAGCACAACACCTTTCCGGCACTAACCTGGCTGCAtcttatttccttatctttagTTCTCCTTTGCCTTAATttccacatttctttcttttttttaaaccctcAAATCCTTTCTGGGATAAAGCAGAAcaaacacagcaaaacaaaaagggAACGGGGAGCGcgtggggagggaaggacagaaagGCCGATCACTGCGGGACGGGGCCGGCTCCTGTTTCAGGTGCAGCCCTGACTGTGAGGTCAGCAAGAGAGGTCGCTCCGGAGCCACCTGCGCACCCCCAGGGAAGAAAAGGGCGAGGCGGCTCGCGGTGGCTGCTGACAGAGTTGGCACGAGCTCTGAGCTGCCCGGCCCGCCAGGCCCAGCAGCGGAGACGCGGCCGGGGGCCGTCTGAGCGGGGCTGGAGGGCCGGGAAGCGGCAGCGTACCGCTGCCACGCGCTGCACGTGCTCGAAGCAGGCGTGGTCCTCGGCGTGGGGGAAGCTGCTCAGCAGGAGCTGGTAGCGGGCAGGCTCGTGCCACAGGGCGAAGCCCACGCGCAGCTGGTGGGCCTCGGCGACCTCCACGGTGATGTTGGGCTCCCACAGGCTGCCTGCCGGGGCACAGACGCAGGCGGGCGTGAGGGTGGCGGTGCGTGTGCGCCCAGGGCCAGCCTCCCCGGCCTGCACGCTTACCTGAGTTCACACATGGCGTGGTGACCTTCATCCTGGGCTCCTCGCAGCCTGCCGGCCCGGAAAGAACAATCGTCAAGCCTTCGCTTTAGAAGTTTGTTCTTCTGGATTCCTGACACCGGGGACGGGATCTCTTTCCTTCAGGGAGCCATTCAAAGGGGCCCCTTCAAGAGAGCTCTAGGCCTGGACAGCTGCCACTGGCCAGAGGCCACAGACTGGGGGCTGGCTGGGCGGGCCTGTCCTCTCCCAGGGAACCTCCCGACTCCAGCCTATTCCTCCTGGGCCTGCTGTGGGTGACTGAAGATTCTTGGTCCCCGCCGGGCCCTTCTCTTGGCACTGACAGCTGCTTCTCTCCAGAGCTGCCTCCTCGAGCTGAGCAGCACTCTGGCGCCCAGGGCAGGGACCCGCGGACTTCCCGGTGACTACCGTCAGGTTGCTGACTCGGGTCTGGGCGGCGCCAGAGCCTGCATTCTGACAAGCGCCCAGGTCATCTGCTGAggctgctggcccagggaccacaGCTTGAGGCCCACTGCTCCAATCACCTTCTTGGTCCTCCTCCAGACTGCCTGGACTGCAATATTTGTATTTAGGCTTAAGAAGACAtgtgacaggtgtgagccaccatggagGGGCAGGGACAGTCAGTCCATTTTAGGAACAGGGGAggtttactcattcaacaaacacacTCTGAGCACCTAACGTGTGCCAAGCGCTGTTCTAGACACGAAAGATACAGTGGTGAGTCACACAAAGTCCCAGTCCTCTGGGGATCACACTCCAACAGACAAGACCAATAACAGCAAGTAACACACATCACGCAGAAAAGCAAAGCAGGGTAAACTGTGTGCACATGTTGTGCAGCGTGTTCCAGGGATAAAGGGATCACCTCCTTAACAAGCACTTCCTGCCACCTGCCACACACAGGCATCCCCAGGCTCTGGAGCCACACAGATGGGCAGAAGACCAGACCTCGCCCTCAGGCAGGCTGGGCTCCAGGCGCGCTGCCTTTGAACCGCGGGAAGCACTCGCACTGGCTGCGGCTCTGGGAGGACAGAGGGCGAGCAGGTGCACACGCCGCAGGCGCCGGAGAGAAGGCTGGCAGAGGACTGGTGGGGCGCGGGGCCGTCACTGCGGGGTGGGTGTTGGGTGAACGCAGGCAGGAGGTGGTGCAGAGAAAAGGACAAGTGATGGAGGCAGGGACCAGGCTGAGATCAGGGGCTGGGACTCTTCCATGAGTGGCTTGTCTTCCTGACAAGGGCACTTCTCTAGACAGAGAGGGACTGTGGTTCCCATGAAACTCCTGGGATATTGGGCTAATGCCTACTGCTGTGCCAACAGTGAATGGGCTCTGCCTTCAGGGAGCAGAGCTGCAGCTGCACACCAATGGACTCCCAGTCCCCTGCATCTGTCTGTTTTGTGGGTGTCACAGGCTGGCAGTTCTAGGCACTGCCTCGCGAAGCAGGAAGGTTGACATCTCAGGACCTGCTACTTTCGGCTCATAGAGCCCAGTGGGGAACAGCTGTTTTGGGAGAATGCTCTTACCAGGCACAAGGAGGTTTCTGGACTGGTGGTTGGGGTCCCCATCAGGGATCGGCTTGGGCAGGTGGTGAACGGTCACCTCGTACTCCTGGCCAGGGTCTACCACAAAGTGGCTGAAGGTGAAACGCCACTAAAGGGAGGAAAGGGACACTGGGCAGGTTATACTACACCTCTCTCACCCACCAGCCACCAAATATTCACTCAAAACAAGAATAAAACCACAACAAACCTAAAACCAGGGGCACCAGTTATCTTTGTTTCCTCTGGTCTTTTCTGCCTATTTAAACAAACCTGGATCTGGCCTCATCAGCAGGTAGTGCCATAATGCAAAAGAATTTGAGGACTGGAAGGCATCCTCCTCTGCCATCAGCCCCCTCAAATTCCGGAAGGACGGGCGTGAGGGAGCcgggccagggcctggggccagggggGCCGGCACATAGAAGGCAGCTAAGAACCACTGGTTATGTGATTCTTCTTCCTTAAATGGAAAAGCCAGAGATCTCTTGAGAACATTTTGGAGCAAAAAGGTACACAGGGTGAGCTAGAGACCCCCATGCACTCTGGGCCCGCGGGCCTTTGTCACAGAGATAACACATTTGTGCGGAGTTATTGTCTCAGTGGCGTGGATTCTCCACGTAGACTCCGACTCCCATCCTGACCACGCTGGTGAGGGCCCTGGCGTCCTCTGCTCGTGAGCAGATCTAGGCACCTGGTTCTAACCGTCCACACAGCTGTCAGGTGTGGGGGCCTGACCTACCACTGGAGAGGGGCTCTGCTTTGCTGCTTGTGCTTGCGGACCACCTAGCTTGTTTTAAAGTGGTGATCTGCAGAGCTAAGCCAGTAGTTTTCAAACTACAGCTTGCATCGGAATCACCCAGGCTGTTTAACACCAactgctgggccccaccctccGAGTTTCTGGTTCAGGATGTCTGGGGTGGGGTCCCGGGACGTGCATCTGTAACCAGTTTCCAGGCCATGCTGACATTGCTGGTCCGGGGACCACAGTGTGAGCAAGAGGCAGCGTCTCACCGCCCAGCCATGAGCACCGAGCCATGGGCAGCAGGATGAGGCTGGACCATGGCAGGACCCACCCACGGCCGTCCTCTGGCCCTGGAGGGCCTTTCTTTCAGGAGGTAGGCCCCAGAGTAACCCAAGTGACACACAAAggggccaggggtggggctgtggaagcTATCTTCTAACTTAACTGCCTTTAAGAACGGAGGGCCTGGGGaagtgggagggagagcaggggagtCCAGGCAGGCGGCTGCCCCCAGCACCGCGGGCAGCAGGCTTGGCCCTTCGCCCCGAGGGCAGCTGTTCTGAGTTCCTCAGACTCTCCCAGCACCTTTGGGTCTTTCCCGCTCTAACTCAGAGCCCAAGTTTGGGGACAAGGAGtctgcagtggtgtcatcagaggaAGGAGATCCACTCGGGAGCTGTGTTCTTACCCGCTTGTGGTGGTGCCTCAGTTTAGACAGAAACTCGAACTTGACACACAGAAGCTCATTGGTGTTCAGCTGCAGGATCGACAGCTCCGCACCCTCCAGGTACAGGATGCTAGCTGAAGGTCAATGGGGAGAGGAGACAGACGTGGGATCACCAAGGCAAACTTGGGGCGTGTCACTCCCCATCTGTGACACTTGCTCTCTCCTACAAGAAATCTGCCCCATCTTGCCTAACTCTCCACTGCTCCTTTCAGCGCCCTCTTGGGCCTCAGCCCACTGCCTGCAGACAGCTACTTCCCGGCTGGGAGGTCACGCGACGCTCTAACCCGGCCACAAGCAAGGCCCTGTAAGTGTGCGGCTAGGGCGCTGGCCACCGGGCGCGGGCACAGCCATCGCCACCGGGGCCCAGGCGCGGCAGCAGCAAGCACTCGGGCGGGGACTTCCCATGCCCTGTTCACAGACCTTTCATCAGCCCCAATCTTCCTAAGTCTGTACTGCAAACTTTCTAGCCCTGAAGAGGCGTGGGGATGTTTTAAACAGCGCTGGCCCCTAAATTAAGGGAACAAGCAGGTTGGCAAATGTGTTAgcattttttaagtaaatttttggTACTGCAGTCATAAAATTAACCGCTTGGCCTTTTTGTTTCCATGCTGACAAAACTTTTAGGCTCAAGGAAGGCCTTTCATGAAGGATGGTATGATGAGAAGGTATCACTGTGGGCTAATATCTAAAACCCTGAAAAAGTACTAACTCAGGAAACGACAGATTCTCCGGCACTAAATTTGGGCCCTCACATCTGAGCACAGGACTGGGAGCTCAATTTTCCCTAGGGGCTGAACTGCACAGTCAAGAATAGTAATAGTAGCCCTCACATCTGAGCACAGGACTGCGAGCCTGAATGGGGTGGCCGATGGTCTGGGCCGTGGCCTCGCCCGGCGGTGGGGAGACCCCCAGCACCCTGCTGGCAGCCCTCACCGTCTGTCTGCAGCATCCATTCCACGTGAGCCACAGGCAACAGGTCTTCGTGCTGCGTGTGGGTGAAGTGCAGCTGGATGTGGACGTCTTTTGGGGATGAGGGGGTCAGGTTTCGAGGGTGGATCCAGCTGTCATCCAAGCAGGTACCTGGCAGCCAGGAAACAGCAGCAGTCAGCAACTTGCTGCGGAGGCCCTGAGATGCCCCGGCA
This Microcebus murinus isolate Inina chromosome 10, M.murinus_Inina_mat1.0, whole genome shotgun sequence DNA region includes the following protein-coding sequences:
- the IL17RA gene encoding interleukin-17 receptor A isoform X1: MGAPRRRPPVVPGAPLGPLLLLLGALAAGHASLRLLDHPAPVCSQPGLNCTVKNSTCLDDSWIHPRNLTPSSPKDVHIQLHFTHTQHEDLLPVAHVEWMLQTDASILYLEGAELSILQLNTNELLCVKFEFLSKLRHHHKRWRFTFSHFVVDPGQEYEVTVHHLPKPIPDGDPNHQSRNLLVPGCEEPRMKVTTPCVNSGSLWEPNITVEVAEAHQLRVGFALWHEPARYQLLLSSFPHAEDHACFEHVQRVAAPRREYSQQRSSVTITVHNSDWCCQHRVQIQPFFNSCLNDCLRHSVTVPCPDAPETLDSPPLWVYGFGTGVSLLLVGSVILFILCMTWRLSGSHHEKYDDDTKHTDVLPAADLTPPPLKPRKVWIVYSADHPLYVDVVLKFAQFLLTVCGTEVALDLLEEQVISEVGVMTWVGRQKQETVESNSKTIILCSRGAQAKWQAILGWEGPAVQLRCDRRKPAGDLFTAAMNMILPDFRKPACFGTYIVCYFSGISSEGDVPALFSVTPRYALMDRFEEVYFRIQDLEMFGPGRMHRVGELTGENYLHSPSGRQLREAVERFREWQARCPDWFEHENLCSTDDQDLPSLDEEVFEELPGGGIVRQRPVVREPASTQGLALSLLLGREGGLWKLQPQLPPEGWPAAQPLQTTVLPAEKAAPARAAEPLPLPDADADGGGAASWLAVLEGGEARPLLGGCGPEQSRVLFLPVDSGAPPRCSAPLASPAPLPSEAREQLEGLMVSLLQQDAYTACEEEQRQSVQSDQGYISRSSPQPPDGLREMEEEEEGGEEGLGESARPLSLEDLERLRGLQRQLLFQELQENAGWDRAGSERPFVPGQAPA
- the IL17RA gene encoding interleukin-17 receptor A isoform X3 — encoded protein: MLQTDASILYLEGAELSILQLNTNELLCVKFEFLSKLRHHHKRWRFTFSHFVVDPGQEYEVTVHHLPKPIPDGDPNHQSRNLLVPGCEEPRMKVTTPCVNSGSLWEPNITVEVAEAHQLRVGFALWHEPARYQLLLSSFPHAEDHACFEHVQRVAAPRREYSQQRSSVTITVHNSDWCCQHRVQIQPFFNSCLNDCLRHSVTVPCPDAPETLDSPPLWVYGFGTGVSLLLVGSVILFILCMTWRLSGSHHEKYDDDTKHTDVLPAADLTPPPLKPRKVWIVYSADHPLYVDVVLKFAQFLLTVCGTEVALDLLEEQVISEVGVMTWVGRQKQETVESNSKTIILCSRGAQAKWQAILGWEGPAVQLRCDRRKPAGDLFTAAMNMILPDFRKPACFGTYIVCYFSGISSEGDVPALFSVTPRYALMDRFEEVYFRIQDLEMFGPGRMHRVGELTGENYLHSPSGRQLREAVERFREWQARCPDWFEHENLCSTDDQDLPSLDEEVFEELPGGGIVRQRPVVREPASTQGLALSLLLGREGGLWKLQPQLPPEGWPAAQPLQTTVLPAEKAAPARAAEPLPLPDADADGGGAASWLAVLEGGEARPLLGGCGPEQSRVLFLPVDSGAPPRCSAPLASPAPLPSEAREQLEGLMVSLLQQDAYTACEEEQRQSVQSDQGYISRSSPQPPDGLREMEEEEEGGEEGLGESARPLSLEDLERLRGLQRQLLFQELQENAGWDRAGSERPFVPGQAPA
- the IL17RA gene encoding interleukin-17 receptor A isoform X2, whose product is MGAPRRRPPVVPGAPLGPLLLLLGALAAGHASLRLLDHPAPVCSQPGLNCTVKNSTCLDDSWIHPRNLTPSSPKDVHIQLHFTHTQHEDLLPVAHVEWMLQTDASILYLEGAELSILQLNTNELLCVKFEFLSKLRHHHKRWRFTFSHFVVDPGQEYEVTVHHLPKPIPDGDPNHQSRNLLVPGCEEPRMKVTTPCVNSGSLWEPNITVEVAEAHQLRVGFALWHEPARYQLLLSSFPHAEDHACFEHVQRVAAPRREYSQQRSSVTITVHNSDWCCQHRVQIQPFFNSCLNDCLRHSVTVPCPDAPETLGSHHEKYDDDTKHTDVLPAADLTPPPLKPRKVWIVYSADHPLYVDVVLKFAQFLLTVCGTEVALDLLEEQVISEVGVMTWVGRQKQETVESNSKTIILCSRGAQAKWQAILGWEGPAVQLRCDRRKPAGDLFTAAMNMILPDFRKPACFGTYIVCYFSGISSEGDVPALFSVTPRYALMDRFEEVYFRIQDLEMFGPGRMHRVGELTGENYLHSPSGRQLREAVERFREWQARCPDWFEHENLCSTDDQDLPSLDEEVFEELPGGGIVRQRPVVREPASTQGLALSLLLGREGGLWKLQPQLPPEGWPAAQPLQTTVLPAEKAAPARAAEPLPLPDADADGGGAASWLAVLEGGEARPLLGGCGPEQSRVLFLPVDSGAPPRCSAPLASPAPLPSEAREQLEGLMVSLLQQDAYTACEEEQRQSVQSDQGYISRSSPQPPDGLREMEEEEEGGEEGLGESARPLSLEDLERLRGLQRQLLFQELQENAGWDRAGSERPFVPGQAPA